In Methanofervidicoccus sp. A16, the sequence TTCGCCTCCACTTTTTCGATAGCAATATCTATATCGTTCTCTCTTAAAAATCCCTTTAGTGTTTCTATCTCATCCTTTGAGGTTAAGGGAGGAAGTACTATACCGTAAGAATTTGCCACAGAGAGAGAACCTATTAGAGAACTGTTTCCAATATTTAGGGCTTTAACAGGGACTTCTAATATACGGGAGTATCTCTCTAAGGCCCTCTCTTCAACAAAGTGAGGAAAGAGTCCAAATAATTCAGTGGCAAGGGAAAGTACTCCTAACGTAGGTATCCCTGAAAAATACTCCTTTATCACCCTCATAGACACCACAGATTGTTCGAAAATCTTATTCTACAAGTATAGCCCTTACTACGTTATCCTCCTCTTTAATCACCTTAACTCTTATTCTAGGAGGAATCTTAGATATACCTCTTTCCCATACTTTCTCGTTTATGGACCTATCTAACTTGATTACCTCGCACTTAGTATGTCTCTTCAGGAATTCTCTAATCTTTTTTATGGCCCTTG encodes:
- a CDS encoding 50S ribosomal protein L31e, with the translated sequence MEERIYTIPLRDVTNRSVATKRAPRAIKKIREFLKRHTKCEVIKLDRSINEKVWERGISKIPPRIRVKVIKEEDNVVRAILVE